CCATGAAGTTTGAGATCTCTGGCTGCACCACCACCAAGTCATACAGGCCAAAGTTCTGCGGCGTCTGTCTGGATGGCCGCTGCTGCACCCCACACAGAACCACCACCCTGCCCATGGAGTTCAAATGCCCCGATGGACAGGTCATGAAGAAGCACATGATGTTCATCAAGTCCTGCGCCTGCCACCACAACTGCCCCGGGGAGAACGACATCTTCGAGTCCATGTATTACAAGAAGATGATGGGAGACATGGCATGAGCCACTGAAGGACGATCACAGCTTATGACTTGAAAACGAACAGAACTCCATCTCATTTTGCAGCTCAGtatatatgttttttatgttttattttgtcattttctcattgtAAAAGTAGTCCAGACACTTGTCaaagtgcctgtgtgttttgcatGGCTGGTATACATCAGCCACATAGACTCAGACAGAGGGTTGCATAGCAGCTCCAAGAGATTCCTGCACTATAACTTCTATTTTTGACAAACCTACTGTCAGGTTACCGCCCAATCCCCTTGAAATCTCTTTTACAGCCCCGTCCAATTTACTGTATGCAATTGTGTTATCTAAACCATGACCTCCTCTCTAAATGAGGTGTCTAATAATTCCCCCCACCCTCCAAGCCCAGACCAGACCTGCAAACTCTAAGCAGCTGTAGATGGAGCACGCAGACCACAGCAGGCCAGTGTTCCCTTGTCCAAACAGGTCTGaatgtgtccttgtgtgtgtgtgtgtgtgagtgtgtgagtgtgttgagtgtgtgtttgttagcgCAGGCCTGAATGTCAGCCTTGTCTCTGTGTCAACGCTGTTCACTCCGCTCACAGAGTAGAGAAAAGGTCAGAGTTTCCGCCCAGCATGTGGATGAGAGAGCAAGCAGCGTGCTGAGTTTAGGGTTAGATATGGAACACAGTGGGCTTTGCCATGGCactgagacaaagaaaaaaaagacatgttgaCTATTACTGATTCAGGTCAGAAGGAAGAAACCAGGAACAAAGTGTCTATTTTGTacaaaaatagaagaaaagaCTGGAAGAATTGTAATTTCATTCCTTTTTTATTGTTGATGTGtaaattatgtaaatatttgtaCAGTTTAAGTTAATTTAAAAGCCAAATTTGTTCTGTGCTTTGAAATGTATCGATAGTGTATTTTTTGTCAACAgtattttttactattttattgAGAAGTGTGACAAAAGTGTTACATGTTTCACTTTGTAGctggaaataaaatgttatatttttttatacaaacatgACTTCTCCAAGTTTTCTGTCTTGAATTTTGATGAGTATGGACTGATTAGGATTTAGTTTTAACATCCACTGACAAATGGTCCATGCACTATAAGATCTAGATCTAGTAACACCTGAAACTAAGCATATTTCACAGGCACAGGACTCACATGTTAGTTATTTGCATCATCTGTGCATGTTTAACCCTTGACATTGAAGTATTCCTGATCATAATCATGAGCACAAATATCGCTCTCAGCAGAGTGCAGGAAATCAACCTCAATCAGTCACTATGTCACGTCTGCAGCTGAGGTGAATGAAGCATGAAGGAGTTTTCTTTATGATAGAGCTAATTAAAATAAACTGGAACTCTGATATTCTGCCCACAGTAGTGGGCGTGTACAGTAGGTATAACAGTAACACATGAACTACATGTTGGTTTGTTCTTCCACTGAGCTCTTCTACAGAAAACAACCACACTAAAGCAAAGAACTGGTGGCTGTTTACCAAATGACCACTGTTCCCTATTGATTTGTTAGCTGAGATGATcgaaaatatttcaaatgtaataaataatgcATTGTTGCAAAGTATTCCTGTCGTTCTTATATAAGAacagatggaaataaatgaaGCATGGTTCAAAAGAACAGTGGGGAAACGTCCCAGTATGATAACTGTGCCCTTTCAAATCTCCCTTGCTGACAGCGCTCACCTTTGGAAACGAGAGCTGAGACAGTCTAATGTCGCCATCTGGTGCCCCTTTCACTTTGTTGccattaatttttaataacaTGCAGCTTGGTTTGCCATCCATATAAATAGATCTTAGCAGGAGATCCTCACCACCTTAAATGAATCTGTCTGGTCCATAGTTCTAATAGTTAGTCAAACTGCATTATGTTTTTCTGCAGGAAgctctaaatatatatatttgacaaCTGAAGTGTCCAATGGTAAACTAAAAAGCCAAACCTGGGTGAAATgtactcttcttcttctctaattgtaattcaaacattttatgGTGTCTTTAAtcttttgtttaaaatgactttatCATTCAAAACCACCTTCaaatatttgtgatttttaGCAATGTCCAGCTTCTAATGCTGTGAAAAGCTTCATAAATCTAATGATTTCTCATTAGATCTcttgtgtatgcatgttttGGTGTTGGACTGTATATACAGACACACTTTCAGTTTCCAGCTGTGTCTACGGGAGCTATATTTATGTCAGCTGCTATAGAAAGCAGAACTTTTAGCATTTTCAGTTTCTCCTCTGCCCACATTCTGTTCTAGACTCGTTTCAATCTCAAAAAGCTCTCAACATACTGCTTctaaatacagtaaaaactgATAACATCGCACCGTATGACTCAAATCTACTCAGGCTCTTTCTTTTTAATAGTAGCAGCTAAAACAATAATGCCATGCTGATGCCAAAACTAAGGGTGAAAGTGCTTTTGTCTTGGAATTGAATGTACTGTACAAACAGCTTGTGTGTCAGAGTTATGATTCATCTTCTCAGCTTCTTCCCCCACAAACACAACCAAGTGCAGACTGCATCTACACTGTGTATTAATGTGCCTTTACAGCGAGTAGCTCGATTCACtatggactgtgtgtgtacaaacatagtagatgaatatgaatattatagCACTGAATGAATCTTCACCCTAGTAATTCACTTGCCTTTACCACCTTATATTTAATTAGGTGCTATGAGATTAAAGGGATGCAAAAATTAATTCAGATACCTACACAGTTGTAAATGTGTTAGTATGCTGAGTTTATTGCATGAATTCTCTTTTAAATGTTAGAGGTATTAAAAGAATTTACCAAAAGAGAGTTTTCCAGATAAACTCTTAAATTTATTGGTTTTCTTACATAAATTAAGTACAGTTTAAGATTACAATTCAACCATTAATCTGCTAAAAATGTTCAATTATTGCCTTGGCCTGACTGTATTTATAAGCAACTACGACTACTTCCCAGAAAGAGCTTTGTACATGTATACATGCCGTTACTGTACAGCCTCAcattgttggtgtgtgtctacCTGTATCTGCTTCAACCTTTCACATAAATCAATGTGCAGGGTTAAAATTATTTGAAAAGCAGCCGAGATACAtttgcagaaagagagagatgattgtcagagaaaatgaaggaaaacaagCTGTCGACCTTCACTGACAGAAGGAATTTTCCTTTAGGCGCCTTAGTGTGTGTTCTCAATataatatgcatgtgtgtgaatgcagaaaacttgtgcatttgtatgtttttagtGTGCATGTCTAGCTGCAGTATGCTGTGCATCTACTGTATGCTAATGTATGTGAGGGACAGAATACCACAAGGGAGGCTGCAGCAGTGTGGTGCAAGGGGGCATCCTCCAGAAAAACAGCGAAAGATAAAATCTTGTCACATATTCACACAATCTATCTGTGGAAATAGGCAGCTGGTAAAGCGGAGGACGATGAGGAGGCAGAAGAGGTTGCCGTGTCAACTTTTTAccaatctctctctcagcctcgCCGCAGCTCATGGAGTTTCTGGGCAACGTTTTCCAGCTCCGACTCGATGGCTGCCAGGCTCTCAATCTCTGGCTCCTGCAGATATAATGAGAGGACAGCGAGTGGGAAAAAGATAGAGCGCAAacaatcatatatatatatatatgtgaaaacCTTACCAGCACATCTGCTCTAAAAATATCTGGACACAATCAGCATCTACACACTGCTGTTAGGGCTGTTAAGTGTGTGGCCACAGTATGACTGGCTTCCTTTGACGATGCTGCACCATTTTGCATCCTCGTGGGATTTGGGCTGTAAGAAGGATTCTGtcctctttatttttcattattttttacaataaaacacagaaacccAACTAAGTTTTTGGCCTTGAGTTAACTACCCTGCTAACTGCTGAACAGTACAACAATTAAACGTTAGCCTTGTTATGTGGAAAATGACAGAATGCATAAAGTCGTTATTTAGAGAAATAGAGTAACACTTTGGGAAGTATATGTATTTgatttcttgctgagagttaacTGCATGAGAAGATCGATGCAACTCTCTTATCTGTGCGCTAAATATGAACCTAGCACCAAGAGTTCactaacttagcttagcttagcttagcttagcttagcttagcatatagACTGGAAAAGGGAGAACAGCTTGGCTGACTCTGTCCAGAATCTCCCTACCAGCATACGCAAGACTATTTCTTACCCATAGGCAGCATTAGTGAGTAATTAGAGAGCTTTTGAGGTGATAGAAGATGGGTTTTGTTACCTTCAGACAGAAGCAGGCTAACactttccccctgtttccagtctttatgctaagctaagctaactggacacaagagtggtatcagtcttctcatctaactcacaGCAAAAGAGTGAATAAACCTATTTTCCTCAGCTGCTTCACAAGGTCACAGCACTTTGTTGGGAGATTAAAGGATGGACAGCACACCTCTGACTTCCGGCTGGCGCTCCCTTCTTCCTCcaaccccctcctctcctcaggtcCCCTTCTGGCGATCATCTGcagctccctctcctctggacTCCTCTGCGtgcctcttttcttcttctcctcctcttcctcttccacagGGACCTCTTTCGAATGATGTGGCACTTCCTGCTGACCGTCAAGCTGCTGCGCCTCCTTTCTGACCGCTTTCTTCTTCAATGGCAGCACCTTGCCCCTCTTGGTCCATTGCTTCGGGCTCTGTCTACTCCCACTCTTCGTCTCACCTTCGCCCTCGTCTTCTTCCTGTTCCTTCTCTCGATTATGTGAGAAAAGTGCAGAtctcttgtctttctcctcttcatcttctccatcagactttttttctttggatttgtcTCGGGGTGCATCTCTCTTTTCATCAGATCCAGCACCTGGgaacatgaaaaataaagacttaaGAAGAATGAATCTCTACCAGACCACCAGCAAAATACTCTCCACCATCAGCAAGACTCCACTTCTTGTAATGAAATATTTCGTGCCAGCTGGCAGCTTTGCCCTCAGTACTGCTAGCTGTGCTTTATGGGTCTTAACGGCATCGCTGGAGCAATGAGATGAGTTGGCTCAAGCTTCCTCTTGTAGAGCAGGTATGCATATTTCATACTTTGTCATTtaagtccaaaaaaaaaaaagagaaaagattttCTTTGTTATCTTGTTGAGAGGTCTGGAGAGAGCTAAATCTTGATTGCAGTCTGAGGATGGAGATTCATGTGAGCGATTGCAGCTGTAACCATGCACTCAAGCTCATTTGAATTCTAGGACATGGAGACGTTTAATTATTTTGTTGGTGTGCTGTCAGTACGCCAGCCATGTTGGCCTTGCTCCCCTGTGGTGGAGAGTGAAATTCATCATGTAGATGGAAGCACTTCCATCAATCACACAGTCCTTTGGTGGCAGAcagtttcatcttttttttttttttatctcaagaTTCTGCTATCTGCCTTTGGTCAATGCTGTTCCATATTTTAATTTGCTATCcttgaataaaatgaatatgatTTGACAGAGTCCTTAAAAATAAATAGCTCCAAATCTGAATATGCATGTTTCCTGTCAGCTTATTAGTTCTCTTTTGTGTtccctttttgtgttttaggcacacacacatcaaacaaagACAGGCACACATATAGAAAGAGAATATCGACTTGCCTTTCTTATTCTTGGTCATGCTGTCCTCCTctgatttttcagttttctctctatagtcttcttcctcttcctccctctttttagCCTTGCCCCCACTCCACTCGTCCACAGATAGACTTCCTGGGCTCTTGTCATTTTCCTTCTTTACTTGCATCTCTTCGCTGATGTCATTGTCCTCCTGTAACTCTCCATCTCCCAGGCGCtcatccttttcttcctccccgTCTCcatttcctgtcctcctcttctgtgACAGAATAGATCGTTCACCGGGGCCTCCTAAAGCCTCCAACATGGATCGATCTGAAAACGGAGGGGGGGCAGAAATTTAATTTACTAGAAGACATTGATTTTCCAGTGATGTTAAAAGACGGTGCTTACACAAAAGCACAACAGTTTATTACCGGGGTCATTTTGTGTTGTAACAATTAAATTTGACTGTTTTCGCTTAATGGAGCAGGTCAGTATGTCAAATTTTACATGACAATGATAAAATTGTTTATGAAGTGACCTTTAAATGCGTCTCTTTTCTCACAAAACAGCTCTCACCTCAAAAACAGTTAGTCCATTACTCAAATGACTGATATTTTCATAACCGATGAATCATAATTTTTCAATAAGGACAAATATTTTATGGTTCCAACTTCTCAAAGGTAAATGTTTGCTACTTTTCTCTTTGTATCCTTGTAAGTTGAATATCTTCAGGCTTTGGACTGTTGATTGGACAAAGAAGAGCTTAAGCTCTGGGAAACTGCAATgaacattatttcattattttctgactttttagACTGAACAATAAATCAGTTAACTGTGTATTAATCAAAAGATTAATCAATACtggaaataatgataaataattttgTTGCACCCTAACAAATATTAAAGTTATATGATTGTATATGAATTGCTGGCAATAATCACCTTCATTAGCATGACAAGTAAAAGTATCCCTGGTTCTTGGAACgaatatacattatacataataaaacattataaatgtcttataataataattatattgaagTACTGTCATTAAACAATATACCAAAGTACACACAGATTCAGTCCATGTGAATTaatcaattttctttttctgttcatctgttcaacTTTTGGCTCAGATATTAAAAATGGTAATGTAATATCATGAATAGTACATCTAAAATGTACCCCTTGTTATTACATTTCTATCCTTACTTTGTCCCATAGAGCTGAGACTGAATT
Above is a genomic segment from Pempheris klunzingeri isolate RE-2024b chromosome 18, fPemKlu1.hap1, whole genome shotgun sequence containing:
- the chga gene encoding chromogranin-A, with the protein product MIGRGLFVLTILSNCVLSLPLTPSQLENEDVKVIKCIVEALADVLSRPHPMPLSQECLVTLKTDDRLVSILRHQNFLRELQEIAVQGGLERAQLQRDAGIPDPGTQTPPTPAGDVADRSMLEALGGPGERSILSQKRRTGNGDGEEEKDERLGDGELQEDNDISEEMQVKKENDKSPGSLSVDEWSGGKAKKREEEEEDYREKTEKSEEDSMTKNKKGAGSDEKRDAPRDKSKEKKSDGEDEEEKDKRSALFSHNREKEQEEDEGEGETKSGSRQSPKQWTKRGKVLPLKKKAVRKEAQQLDGQQEVPHHSKEVPVEEEEEEKKKRGTQRSPEERELQMIARRGPEERRGLEEEGSASRKSEEPEIESLAAIESELENVAQKLHELRRG